The sequence GTCAATGAGTGGTCAAGCTTAAAAAGCAACATTCGTGAAGGCTTAAGCCGCTACTTATTTGAAAAAACAAAAAGGCGGCCAATGATCTTGCCGATCATTATGGAAGTGTAGCCGTAAGTTTTTTGAAAAAAGCGTTATATGCATGAACATTTAAAAGCCTGAGCCCCTTCCTTGAATGGGGCTCAGGCTTTCTTAGAGCGGCAACACATAATAATGAATGCTTCACCCCATACTACTTTTATGTAAAGAGAAGGGTGTGGACAAGATGGAAAATGAAGAGCAACCTGCTCCAGAAGAGCCGAAAGAAAAACAAGAAGAGAAAAGCACGCTTGTCGAAAAAATCCAGCAGCTCGGGCAATCGAATGTGCCGGATATGGGCGCTTCCAACATCCATTGCATGACGGTCGTTGGCCAAATTGAAGGGCATATGCAACTGCCCCCGCAAAACAAAACGACAAAATATGAGCACATGATTCCACAGTTGGTGGCCGTCGAACAGAATCCGAAAATTGAAGGGTTGTTAATTATTTTAAACACAGTAGGCGGCGATGTCGAAGCAGGGTTGGCCCTATCGGAAATGATCGCTTCGATCTCAAAACCAACCGTTACACTTGTGCTTGGCGGTGGGCATTCCATTGGCGTGCCGATTGCTACAGCGGCAAGCTATTCGTTTATTGCTGAAACAGCAACGATGACGATCCATCCTGTACGCCTGACTGGCCTCGTCATTGGCGTACCGCAAACATTTGAATATTTGGATAAAATGCAAGACCGCGTCATTCGCTTTGTCACGTCCCATTCGCAAATATCGGAAGAAAAGTTTAAAGAATTAATGTTTTCAAAGGGCAATCTCACACGGGACATTGGTACGAATGTGATTGGCACAGATGCGGTCGAATATGGCCTTATCAATGAAGTGGGCGGCATTGGCCAAGCGATAAGAAAGCTGAATGAAATGATTGAGGAACAGAAAGCAGACGGGGAGGTTATCCAATGATTTTGTACACGACGACTCCTTATGAACTTCTTTTTCCTGAAGAAGAGACGGTTTACCAAAGTCAACAACTGATTGACTGTGACGCTGGCCAGCTTGTCGTTGAACGGATTGACGATGGCAACTTTCGAGTCATCCGTCTCCTTTCGAGTGATCCAAATGCCTTTTTAAAACCTGAATACGCTCCAGGCTCATTGCTTTCAGCGAGATGGATTCCATAAAAAACCGTTAAAAACGGAATCGCTGTAGTGGTGGGCGCCGAAAACATGGTATGATATAATAACAACAGTCGATTTTAAGCAGCCTCGCGTTTAGGCTGCTTGTTCGAGTATGATTTTCTAGAGGGTGACTCCATGGCAAAACGCAAGAAACGAAAAAAAAACCAGTGGAAGTCCCAGTTGACTTTTGAACTTGTAGGATTAGGCCTACTTGTAGTGGCTCTTGTCACGCTGGCCCGATTAGGGAGCGTAGGGGAAGCATTTGTCCGTTTATTTCGTTTCTTCTTAGGAGAATGGTTTGTCGTTTTGGCGCTTGGTTTTTTTGTAAGCGCATTGTACATCATGATTAAACGGAAAAAACCGGCCTTGTGGGGAAGGCGTTTAGCTGGACTGTACACAATCGTGATTTCGATGGCGATTTTGGCCCACATCAGCTTATTCCGTGAACTTCAGCTAACTGGCAACGTCAGCGATGAATCGGTTTTGCGGGGGACGTGGAACCTGTATTGGGAAGAAATGA is a genomic window of Shouchella clausii containing:
- a CDS encoding ClpP family protease — its product is MENEEQPAPEEPKEKQEEKSTLVEKIQQLGQSNVPDMGASNIHCMTVVGQIEGHMQLPPQNKTTKYEHMIPQLVAVEQNPKIEGLLIILNTVGGDVEAGLALSEMIASISKPTVTLVLGGGHSIGVPIATAASYSFIAETATMTIHPVRLTGLVIGVPQTFEYLDKMQDRVIRFVTSHSQISEEKFKELMFSKGNLTRDIGTNVIGTDAVEYGLINEVGGIGQAIRKLNEMIEEQKADGEVIQ
- a CDS encoding YlzJ-like family protein, which encodes MILYTTTPYELLFPEEETVYQSQQLIDCDAGQLVVERIDDGNFRVIRLLSSDPNAFLKPEYAPGSLLSARWIP